CTTGAGCCCCAGCCTCCGAATTAATAACAAACTTGCTTTTTCTACTTTTGTAAGCCTTAGCAACAGTCAGAGCAATATCGGTTATGCAGAACATGAAGATGACCTTATTACTTTCGGAAAAAGGGATATCAACACTATCAACAATATTTTCAATACTAAATACACCTTTAATAACCGCATGGGGCTCACCTTCAGGATGAGGCACTACTGGTCAGCAGCAGAGTATGAAGAGTTCTATACTTTAGGGGAAGAAGGCGAGCTACTGGAAAGTGACTACGAGGGTAATCATGATAGAAATTACAATGCTTTTAATATAGACATGGTCTATAGCTATACTTTTGCCCCAGCCAGTGAAGTGAGTATTGTTTGGAAAAACAATATTGCCAGCGATGATGACTTTGTGCGTGAAGGTTATATGAATAATGTAGAGAGTTTAAAAAACCTTCCTCAAAGTAATAGTATTTCGGTTCGTGTGTTGTATTTTATTGACTACTCTATGCTCATGAAAAAATTAAATGCTGATAAACGCATTGGTTAATGAAATACCACCTACTAACACTACTTAGCCTATTTTTATTTGTTACCCCACTCCAGCTCGTCGCTCAGAATAAAACTTTAAGAGAAGAAGGCATAAACCTGGGCGTTTTACCTGCCGGTAAATTTAATGCTATCACCGATGTAGAAGGTGTACTGGTAGGGCATAAAACTTTAATAGCAGGTGATAGCATACGTACTGGAGTAACAGCTATTCTCCCCTACTCCGGCAATATTTTTCAGCAGAAAGTACCTGCTGCTATCCATTTGGGTAATGGTTTTGGAAAACTGGCAGGCTATACCCAACTTGAGGAACTCGGCAATCTGGAAACGCCAATCGTGCTGACCAACACCCTCAATGTAGCTACGGCTATACAAGCGGTAGTCAAACATACCCTGGCTCAGAAAAACAACGAAGATGTTCGTTCGGTAAATGCGGTAGTCGGCGAAACCAATGATGGCTACCTAAACGATATCAGAGGGCAGCATGTACAGGAGTCGCACGTGCAGGCTGCTATTGAAAATGCCACTACTGGCCTCATAGCACAGGGTAACGTTGGGGCAGGCACAGGAACACGTTGTTTCGCTTACAAAGGAGGAATTGGTAGCTCTTCTCGTATTGCCAGCCTGAATGAGAAAAAGTATACAGTGGGGGTATTGGTACAGGCAAATTTTGGAGGTGTATTACAGATTAAAGGCCTGCCTATTGCTACCTACCTCAAAGACGAAAAACAAGCTCCCCGCCAGGAAGATACTGATGGTTCATGTATGATTGTGGTAGCTACAGATGCCCCTCTTGATAGCCGTAACCTAAAAAGGCTCGCAAAAAGGGCGATGCTGGGACTTGCCAGAACGGGAGGTATCGCATCTAATGGTAGCGGGGATTATGTGATCGCATTCTCTACAGCAGCTCAGCTTCGTATTCCTTATGATAACCAGGGAGCTATGCTAGAGCAAAAAGTATTACACAATGATGATGTTAGCCCTCTCTTTTTGGCTACCATAGAGGCCACTGAAGAAGCGATCTACAATGCCCTCTTAGCTGCAGAAACAATGGTAGGTATGCATGGTACGGTAGAGGAGCTACCGGAACAAAAAGTTTTGGAACTACTCAATAAGCACGGGCTCCTCAAATGAATAACTAAATAGCATATTAATAAGCTGGTTGATTTTTTCGCGAGCATCCAGAAATTTACGCATCAGTTCGTAGTATTCATGCTGCAGCAGCATGCTCTCCATATCTACCAGATATTCCTTCACAAAAACAGCAAAGAGCATCAGCCGTTTTACATGATCCTTGTTGTCATAAAAATATGAGCGGATTAGAGAATGCGTCTTGTAAAAGCTTCCTTTGTCCTGAGTGAGGAACTTAATGAAAGCCCACTGGAAGTCATCGCAACTTTGAACAAACCCTAGCTCAGTAAAAAATTTTTCTTGAGGCAGAATCTCTTGAAACTCCCGGTAAAATTTAGTCCCAGACTCAGGCATTCTTAACAATTCAGGATATTTATGCATTACCTTAAGTTGATTGCTCCAATATTTATATAATGCAATTATATGCTAGGTAGAGAACACTTAAAAAAAAGTAATCGCGGAAAAGTAACATGCTATGATTTTAAAAACATAGCAGCAAAATAGAATTAAAACTCAGCTCTTTGGGAAAAAATTACTTGGTTGCTAAGAAACCAAAAAATTCAGGCTAGCGCTATAAAATGCTTTTCTATCACCATTATACCTATATCAAGCAGTATAATTTAGTATCTTTCCTCTATATTGTCAAACTATTTGAAGAGTCTTACTTCTGAACTCTATTAAGCTGAAGTCATCCTTATAGAACACAATTAAGCTGAACTTCAACAAGAATTGCATAATTCTAATATTTTCTAACTCATCAGAGTAGAAATAACTGGAAGTTAATTCTCATTAGAACACAAAAAATTAGGTAAAAATGTCTGTACATCCATCAGAAGGCAGTAAGGTAAAGCGGGTCACTACTCATCAACTACAGATGATGAAGACCCGGGGAGAAAAGATAGCTATGCTTACCGCATACGATTATTCTATGGCAAGAATTGTAGATGAGGCAGGTATAGACGTTATTTTGGTCGGAGATTCTGCATCTAACGTAATGGCAGGGCACGAAACAACCCTACCCATCACTCTGGATCAAATGATCTACCATGCTTCTTCGGTAGTAAGAGCAATCAGCCGCGCATTTGTTATTGTAGATATTCCTTTTGGCAGTTATCAGGGCAACTCTTCTGAAGCTCTAAAGTCCTCCATCCGTATCATGAAAGAATCTGGCGCGCATGGAGTAAAGGTAGAAGGCGGAGAAGAAATACAGCAGTCAGTAGAACGTATCGTAAACGCAGGAGTACCAGTGATGGGCCATCTTGGCCTTACGCCACAGTCTATTTACCAGTTTGGTACCTATACAGTACGTGCCAAAGAAAAAGCTGAAGCAGAAAAGCTGCTGCGCGATGCTAAAATACTGGAAGAAAGTGGCTGCTTTGCCATAGTACTTGAAAAAGTACCGGCAGATTTAGCCAAAGAAGTTTCTTCACAAATTAATATTCCTACCATTGGTATTGGTGCCGGCGGAGGAACAGACGGACAGGTGTTGGTTTTGCATGATATG
This window of the Porifericola rhodea genome carries:
- a CDS encoding P1 family peptidase, whose product is MKYHLLTLLSLFLFVTPLQLVAQNKTLREEGINLGVLPAGKFNAITDVEGVLVGHKTLIAGDSIRTGVTAILPYSGNIFQQKVPAAIHLGNGFGKLAGYTQLEELGNLETPIVLTNTLNVATAIQAVVKHTLAQKNNEDVRSVNAVVGETNDGYLNDIRGQHVQESHVQAAIENATTGLIAQGNVGAGTGTRCFAYKGGIGSSSRIASLNEKKYTVGVLVQANFGGVLQIKGLPIATYLKDEKQAPRQEDTDGSCMIVVATDAPLDSRNLKRLAKRAMLGLARTGGIASNGSGDYVIAFSTAAQLRIPYDNQGAMLEQKVLHNDDVSPLFLATIEATEEAIYNALLAAETMVGMHGTVEELPEQKVLELLNKHGLLK
- the panB gene encoding 3-methyl-2-oxobutanoate hydroxymethyltransferase — encoded protein: MSVHPSEGSKVKRVTTHQLQMMKTRGEKIAMLTAYDYSMARIVDEAGIDVILVGDSASNVMAGHETTLPITLDQMIYHASSVVRAISRAFVIVDIPFGSYQGNSSEALKSSIRIMKESGAHGVKVEGGEEIQQSVERIVNAGVPVMGHLGLTPQSIYQFGTYTVRAKEKAEAEKLLRDAKILEESGCFAIVLEKVPADLAKEVSSQINIPTIGIGAGGGTDGQVLVLHDMLGITKDFQPRFLRRYADLANIMNDAVGHFIKDVKSNDFPNEDESY